The following are encoded together in the Anaerobaca lacustris genome:
- a CDS encoding right-handed parallel beta-helix repeat-containing protein: MTLRGGYAGIGTPDPNARDVNDYPTVLTGDLKGNDLPVPAAVFRKAMPIDRLDNVANVVKVVGDHVVIDGFTIRGGLYSIIPRGESNGGAGMLILGHEVKVASCIFEDNATTTGWGGAVYVGPVCHVEIVESTFSNNYGGGGGALCCHQGHVSLYACEFIQNYSPSSGGAVAGWLLATVAFEDSVFIGNTAMSLGGAVFGDSYNTTLTFTNSLFAGNLARMQGGAVAAGAISLKNCTIADNRAAGNPEIRIETDGLSELANCIVWKNEKLSREDPNDSDWLGTCFYCCLDPNAVATRDLGNIDQDPAFAMPGYWDPNGTPDDFSDDIFVEGDYHLKSQAGRWNPNSESWVADDVTSPCIDAGDPNSPIGHEPFPNGGIINMGAYGGTAEASMSISDIVTTLD, translated from the coding sequence TTGACATTACGGGGCGGGTACGCCGGCATCGGCACGCCCGATCCGAATGCCAGGGATGTAAACGACTATCCGACGGTCCTCACCGGCGACTTGAAGGGAAACGATCTTCCCGTCCCTGCGGCGGTGTTTCGGAAGGCCATGCCGATTGATCGACTGGATAACGTTGCCAACGTCGTCAAAGTCGTCGGTGACCATGTCGTGATTGATGGCTTCACCATCAGAGGAGGACTCTACAGCATCATTCCCCGAGGAGAAAGCAACGGCGGCGCGGGAATGCTCATCCTGGGCCATGAAGTCAAGGTCGCCAGCTGCATTTTCGAGGACAACGCAACGACGACAGGTTGGGGCGGCGCGGTCTACGTGGGTCCCGTCTGCCATGTAGAGATCGTCGAAAGTACATTCAGCAACAACTACGGAGGCGGCGGTGGCGCCCTGTGCTGCCATCAGGGCCATGTCAGTCTGTACGCCTGCGAGTTCATCCAGAACTACTCGCCATCGTCGGGCGGAGCCGTCGCGGGCTGGCTTCTGGCGACAGTCGCATTCGAGGACTCCGTGTTCATCGGAAATACTGCGATGTCTTTGGGCGGAGCGGTCTTTGGCGATTCATATAATACCACGCTCACGTTCACGAACTCGCTGTTTGCAGGAAACCTCGCACGGATGCAAGGCGGCGCCGTCGCGGCCGGCGCCATCAGCCTGAAAAACTGCACGATCGCTGACAACCGCGCTGCCGGCAACCCCGAGATTCGTATCGAGACCGATGGCTTGTCCGAACTGGCCAACTGCATCGTGTGGAAGAACGAGAAGCTTTCACGAGAGGACCCGAACGACAGCGACTGGTTGGGAACCTGCTTCTACTGCTGCCTCGACCCCAATGCCGTTGCGACGCGCGATCTTGGGAACATAGACCAGGACCCCGCCTTCGCTATGCCAGGCTACTGGGACCCGAACGGCACTCCGGACGATTTCAGTGACGACATCTTCGTCGAGGGCGACTACCACCTCAAGAGCCAGGCAGGGCGGTGGAACCCGAACAGCGAGAGTTGGGTGGCAGACGACGTCACCAGCCCCTGTATCGACGCAGGCGACCCGAACAGTCCCATCGGCCACGAGCCCTTCCCCAACGGTGGGATCATCAATATGGGCGCTTATGGCGGCACCGCCGAAGCGAGCATGTCCATCTCCGATATTGTCACCACGTTGGATTAG
- a CDS encoding FAD-dependent oxidoreductase, whose protein sequence is MSKPTAAHTLITALLVWMAWTAATASAAQVLVEAEGFDDPGGWVVDQQFMGRMGSPVLLAHGLGTPVADAVTTVTFPSAGTYRVWVRTRDWAATWNAPGAPGRFQVLIDGKPLATTFGTEGDNWHWQDGGTVQIESRKARLTLRDLTGFNGRCDAILFASDPLFRPPNEGKALASFRRSLLGLDTEPADGGSFDLVVVGGGVAGTCAAVSAARLGLSVALIQDRPVLGGNSSSEVRVWINGGFQLEPYPAIGEIVAEFYTRPQSSPGPAEQFGDDKKRAVAEGEPNLSLFMGEHVNEVWTEGGRIAAVVSQNIVTGRRTRYTGRLFVDCTGDATVGVLAGADWVMKPKERMGASNMWLVEETDGPVAFGRIEWGLNLDGKPFPRELNRLGVWFWETGFDLDPMADAEAIRDHNLRAMFSVWDTMKNAEGRYPNHKLSWAAFIAGKRESRRLLGDVILTGEDVLTKRPFPDACVATTWPIDLHVPDPRYVEAAPDNPFISVAQYNRFEPPYLVPYRILYSRNVPNLFMAGRNVSVTQEALGSVRVMATGGLMGEVVGRAAYLCIKHDTMPRGVYEKHLDEFKELLHHRTRRPVATPPDELSQLDKAILDRAAKSGEIAGYALSKVQRWLHEKALPMIDAGTGLYIADGHWNYRDTAADCYPFLCWAAFVVDKDALDGPVRSVLHAEQKLCNHLDCIPVPYDWQKNRKIDLDYDQMIFEASEYVKDGLIAIVEVTGKDEWFDRMLGIQEDIWKHARYDTPYGKIPSKNVEVNGEQLQALARLYTMTGREEFLTWAERLADYYFDQPDFVPERLRDHGCEIIGGLGLLYAVEVQQNRPKAKVYREKLKHVFDTILAKGCNEDGMMYNHLTARDGGNGRLSDGWGYNYVGYLCYDMAVGVPVYRTQVERTLKNLAKPAYDNYNWEGNYSIDGFADSIEGAIYLLNRVPVEEGFAWVDREMARSVTRSTEPLDTAELWGTMKLESNGVRTVLMHAMMHTQGVIARPWQKGLHLGAVRVGGNLVIAVKSDEPWSGRLCFDIPRHREYMGFAQDWPRMNTLPEWFTVEPAKKYTVAGPGQTITTTGQALHEGLPLTLAAGQDQHLLIRPL, encoded by the coding sequence ATGAGCAAACCAACGGCGGCGCACACGCTGATCACAGCACTTCTTGTATGGATGGCATGGACCGCTGCGACCGCTTCGGCGGCCCAGGTCCTCGTCGAGGCCGAGGGTTTTGACGATCCGGGCGGCTGGGTGGTGGACCAGCAGTTCATGGGCCGGATGGGCTCGCCCGTTCTGCTGGCCCACGGACTGGGCACCCCGGTGGCCGACGCTGTGACGACCGTCACATTTCCGTCGGCGGGCACATATCGCGTCTGGGTCCGCACGCGGGACTGGGCCGCGACGTGGAACGCCCCCGGCGCACCGGGCCGATTCCAGGTGCTCATCGACGGCAAGCCCCTGGCGACCACGTTTGGCACCGAAGGGGACAACTGGCATTGGCAGGACGGCGGCACCGTGCAGATCGAATCGCGGAAGGCCAGACTGACGCTGCGAGACCTGACCGGCTTCAACGGGCGCTGCGATGCGATCCTGTTTGCCTCCGATCCTTTGTTTCGCCCGCCCAACGAAGGCAAGGCTTTGGCGAGCTTTCGCCGGAGCCTCCTCGGGCTCGACACTGAGCCCGCCGACGGCGGCTCGTTCGATCTCGTGGTCGTCGGCGGAGGCGTCGCTGGCACCTGCGCGGCGGTCAGTGCGGCCCGGCTGGGCCTTAGCGTGGCCCTGATCCAGGACCGCCCCGTCCTTGGCGGCAACAGCAGCTCCGAGGTCCGTGTCTGGATCAACGGCGGTTTCCAGTTGGAGCCCTACCCGGCGATCGGGGAGATCGTCGCGGAATTCTACACCCGCCCGCAGTCGTCGCCGGGACCGGCCGAGCAGTTTGGCGACGACAAGAAGCGGGCGGTCGCGGAAGGCGAGCCGAACCTGTCGCTTTTCATGGGAGAGCACGTCAACGAGGTCTGGACCGAGGGCGGACGGATCGCGGCGGTCGTCTCACAGAATATCGTCACGGGCCGGCGGACCCGATACACGGGGCGCTTGTTCGTCGATTGCACCGGCGATGCGACGGTGGGCGTCCTGGCCGGGGCCGACTGGGTGATGAAGCCCAAGGAGCGGATGGGGGCCAGCAACATGTGGCTCGTCGAAGAGACGGACGGACCGGTCGCGTTCGGCCGCATCGAGTGGGGCCTGAACCTCGACGGCAAGCCGTTCCCGCGCGAGCTGAACCGCCTGGGCGTATGGTTCTGGGAGACGGGCTTCGATCTGGACCCGATGGCCGACGCCGAGGCGATCCGCGACCACAATCTGCGCGCCATGTTCAGCGTCTGGGACACGATGAAGAACGCCGAGGGCCGCTATCCCAACCACAAGCTTAGCTGGGCGGCGTTCATCGCGGGCAAGCGCGAGTCGCGCCGCCTGCTGGGCGACGTGATCCTCACCGGCGAGGACGTTCTCACCAAGCGCCCCTTCCCCGACGCCTGCGTGGCGACCACCTGGCCCATCGACCTGCACGTGCCCGACCCGCGCTACGTCGAGGCCGCGCCGGACAATCCGTTTATCTCGGTGGCCCAGTACAACCGCTTCGAGCCGCCCTATCTCGTCCCCTACCGCATCCTGTACTCGCGGAACGTGCCGAACCTGTTCATGGCCGGACGCAACGTGAGCGTCACGCAGGAGGCGCTCGGCTCGGTCCGCGTGATGGCCACCGGCGGGCTGATGGGCGAGGTCGTCGGACGGGCCGCATACCTGTGCATCAAACACGACACGATGCCGCGCGGCGTCTATGAGAAGCATCTCGACGAGTTCAAGGAGCTGCTGCACCATCGCACCCGCCGCCCGGTCGCCACACCGCCGGACGAGCTGTCGCAGCTCGACAAGGCGATCCTCGACCGGGCCGCGAAGTCGGGCGAGATCGCCGGCTATGCCTTGAGCAAGGTGCAGCGCTGGCTGCATGAGAAGGCCCTGCCGATGATCGACGCCGGGACCGGCCTGTATATCGCCGATGGCCACTGGAACTATCGCGACACCGCCGCTGATTGTTATCCGTTCCTGTGCTGGGCGGCGTTCGTCGTAGACAAAGACGCGCTCGACGGCCCCGTGCGGAGCGTCCTGCACGCCGAGCAGAAGCTCTGCAACCATCTCGACTGCATCCCGGTCCCGTACGATTGGCAGAAGAATCGGAAGATCGATCTCGACTACGATCAGATGATTTTCGAGGCATCCGAATACGTCAAAGACGGCCTGATCGCCATCGTGGAGGTCACCGGCAAGGACGAGTGGTTCGATCGCATGCTGGGCATCCAGGAGGACATCTGGAAGCACGCCCGGTACGACACGCCCTACGGCAAGATCCCGTCGAAGAACGTCGAGGTCAACGGCGAGCAGCTTCAGGCGCTGGCCCGGCTGTACACGATGACCGGCCGCGAGGAGTTTCTCACCTGGGCCGAGCGACTGGCGGACTACTACTTCGATCAGCCGGACTTCGTGCCCGAACGGCTCCGCGATCACGGCTGCGAAATCATCGGCGGCCTCGGCCTGCTCTATGCCGTCGAGGTGCAACAGAACCGCCCCAAAGCCAAGGTCTATCGAGAGAAACTCAAGCACGTCTTCGACACGATCCTCGCCAAGGGCTGCAACGAAGATGGCATGATGTACAACCACCTGACCGCCCGCGACGGCGGCAACGGCCGGCTCAGCGACGGCTGGGGCTACAACTACGTCGGCTATCTCTGCTACGACATGGCCGTCGGTGTGCCAGTTTATCGCACGCAGGTCGAACGCACCTTGAAGAACCTCGCCAAGCCCGCATACGACAACTACAACTGGGAAGGCAACTACTCGATCGACGGCTTCGCCGATTCGATCGAAGGAGCGATCTACCTGCTCAACCGCGTCCCGGTCGAGGAGGGTTTCGCCTGGGTCGATCGCGAGATGGCCCGCAGTGTCACGCGCTCGACCGAGCCACTGGACACGGCCGAACTTTGGGGTACGATGAAGCTCGAATCCAACGGCGTCCGCACCGTCCTGATGCACGCGATGATGCACACCCAGGGCGTCATCGCCCGCCCCTGGCAGAAAGGCCTCCACCTCGGCGCCGTGCGCGTCGGCGGCAACCTGGTCATTGCGGTCAAGTCCGACGAACCCTGGTCCGGCAGACTCTGCTTCGACATCCCCCGCCATCGCGAATACATGGGCTTCGCGCAAGACTGGCCCCGTATGAACACCCTGCCCGAATGGTTCACCGTCGAGCCCGCGAAGAAGTACACTGTCGCCGGCCCCGGGCAGACCATCACCACCACCGGCCAAGCCCTCCACGAGGGCCTGCCCCTGACCCTCGCCGCCGGCCAGGACCAGCACCTCCTCATTCGCCCCCTGTAG
- the rpiB gene encoding ribose 5-phosphate isomerase B, with the protein MKIALGTDHAGYEYKERIKQHLIERGHEVADFGTDSAESCDYPDFIYPAALAVGEGRCDRAIVLGGSGNGETIVANKVRGVRCAVCWTEELARLSRAHNDANVMSIGARTVSLELALKMVDVWLTTPFDGGRHTQRIDKIAEIEDR; encoded by the coding sequence ATGAAGATCGCGTTGGGCACGGATCACGCCGGGTACGAGTACAAGGAGCGCATTAAACAACACCTGATCGAGCGGGGCCACGAGGTCGCCGACTTCGGGACGGACTCGGCCGAGAGCTGCGACTATCCCGATTTCATCTATCCGGCGGCCCTGGCGGTCGGCGAGGGCCGGTGCGATCGGGCCATCGTCCTGGGCGGCAGCGGCAACGGGGAGACCATCGTCGCCAACAAGGTCCGGGGCGTCCGCTGCGCCGTCTGCTGGACCGAGGAACTGGCGCGACTCAGCCGGGCCCATAACGACGCCAACGTCATGTCCATCGGCGCCCGGACGGTATCGCTCGAACTGGCCCTGAAAATGGTCGACGTTTGGCTGACAACCCCCTTCGACGGCGGCCGCCACACGCAGCGCATTGACAAAATCGCGGAAATCGAAGACCGTTGA
- a CDS encoding Nramp family divalent metal transporter, which produces MPTPVDAATARSPWWRSIGPALITACVVFGPGSLVISSNVGATYGYELLWLLALAGLLMGAYMTMSARTGVTASASHFTTLAREVNRPFAALLGIVLCLTCAAFQFSNNLAIALVAGAFAPEGHTLTVQILAMGALNLVLGVFLFKATHVFKTIERIMKVMVGVVLVSFLFNLFIAKPDWLGVLKGLVPGIPEGLSLGIPRIVEGAITDPLVLIASLLGTTFSVAGAFFQGNLVREKNWDVEDYYRGIGDSVAGVCVLTLVSAIIMTTAATVIFGRPADNIAGLALTLRPLLGWVAFYVFCIGLVPIALNPFLINAMIGGTALADGLGLPGKLSDRWPRILTLGVLLVGFFVAAFGLWTRTAPVNLMIVGQAMTVIGNPLMAGTLLWLANRRNVMGERRNRVFTNVVGVLGFLVVLALSLRMVWFLYLRISLLRGA; this is translated from the coding sequence ATGCCCACACCCGTTGATGCCGCGACCGCGAGATCTCCCTGGTGGCGTTCGATCGGCCCGGCGCTGATTACCGCGTGCGTCGTTTTCGGTCCGGGCAGTCTGGTCATCAGTTCGAACGTGGGCGCGACCTATGGCTACGAACTGCTCTGGCTGCTGGCGCTGGCAGGGCTGCTCATGGGCGCCTACATGACCATGTCGGCGCGCACAGGCGTGACGGCAAGCGCGAGCCACTTCACGACGCTCGCCCGCGAGGTGAACCGTCCCTTTGCGGCGCTGCTTGGCATCGTGCTGTGCCTGACCTGTGCGGCATTCCAGTTCTCCAACAACCTCGCCATCGCCCTGGTGGCCGGCGCATTCGCACCGGAAGGCCATACCCTGACCGTGCAGATCCTGGCGATGGGGGCGCTGAACCTGGTGCTGGGTGTCTTCCTCTTCAAGGCGACGCATGTTTTCAAAACCATCGAACGCATCATGAAGGTGATGGTGGGCGTCGTGCTGGTCTCGTTCCTCTTCAACCTCTTCATTGCGAAGCCCGACTGGCTCGGTGTGCTCAAGGGCCTCGTGCCCGGCATCCCCGAGGGGCTTTCGCTCGGGATTCCCCGCATTGTCGAGGGCGCGATTACCGATCCGCTCGTGCTGATCGCCTCGCTGCTGGGGACCACCTTCTCCGTCGCGGGGGCATTCTTCCAGGGCAACCTCGTGCGAGAAAAGAACTGGGACGTGGAGGACTACTACCGAGGCATCGGCGATTCGGTGGCCGGCGTGTGCGTGCTGACGCTGGTCAGCGCGATCATCATGACGACAGCGGCGACCGTCATCTTCGGCCGGCCGGCGGACAACATCGCCGGGCTGGCGCTGACATTGAGGCCGCTGCTGGGTTGGGTCGCGTTCTACGTCTTCTGCATCGGGCTGGTCCCGATCGCGCTGAATCCCTTCCTCATCAATGCGATGATCGGCGGCACGGCGCTGGCCGACGGCCTCGGTCTGCCCGGAAAGCTGAGCGACCGCTGGCCGCGTATCCTCACCCTCGGCGTCCTGCTGGTGGGCTTCTTCGTCGCGGCCTTCGGGCTCTGGACCCGGACTGCGCCGGTGAACCTGATGATCGTCGGACAAGCCATGACCGTCATCGGCAACCCGCTCATGGCCGGTACCCTGCTCTGGCTGGCCAACCGCAGAAACGTCATGGGCGAGCGCCGCAACCGCGTCTTCACCAACGTCGTCGGGGTACTGGGCTTTCTGGTCGTGCTGGCGCTGTCGCTGCGTATGGTGTGGTTCCTCTACCTGCGGATCAGCCTGCTGCGCGGTGCATGA
- a CDS encoding sulfatase family protein, with amino-acid sequence MIGRRDFLKLIGAASLGATGLSRAFAEQTAGKPNVVVILVDDLGYGDLSCYGATDLASPNIDKLVAGGMRFDNFYANCPVCSPTRAAMLTGRYPDLVGVPGVVRTHIKNNWGRLSPQAVLLPAVLKRAGYHTALVGKWHLGLHSPDKPNERGFDHFHGFLGDMMDDYYTHRRHGINYMRLNDREIDPQGHATDLFSQWAVEYLQERAGAKQPFFLYLAYNAPHTPIQPPDEWFERIKQQRPGISDRRARLVALIEHMDAGIGKVLDALKSLDLDRKTLVLFASDNGGQLNVGADNGALRAGKQDMYEGGIRVPMCAAWPGRIKPGSRSDRVALTMDIFPTACEAAGVEIAHEIDGTSFLPTLLGANQPDEDRFLFWVRREGGHYGGRAYYAARYGPFKLVQNSPFEPLELYNLAADPREQTPLPRNHPMYNRLFAALRDHICKAGAVPWQKHPVNLDEPLSP; translated from the coding sequence ATGATCGGCAGACGCGATTTTCTCAAGCTCATCGGCGCTGCATCGCTGGGAGCAACGGGCCTGAGCCGTGCCTTTGCGGAGCAGACTGCAGGCAAACCGAATGTCGTCGTCATCCTGGTGGACGACCTCGGATACGGTGACCTGTCGTGCTACGGTGCAACGGATCTGGCGTCACCGAACATCGACAAGCTTGTCGCCGGCGGGATGCGGTTCGACAACTTCTATGCGAATTGCCCGGTCTGCTCGCCGACGCGGGCGGCGATGTTGACCGGGCGCTACCCAGATCTGGTAGGCGTTCCGGGCGTGGTCCGTACGCACATCAAAAACAACTGGGGCCGCCTGTCGCCGCAGGCCGTGCTACTGCCGGCGGTGCTCAAGCGAGCCGGGTACCACACCGCTCTCGTCGGTAAGTGGCACCTGGGCCTGCACTCCCCCGACAAGCCCAACGAGCGGGGCTTCGACCACTTCCACGGCTTTCTCGGCGACATGATGGACGACTACTACACCCACCGCCGGCACGGGATCAACTACATGCGGCTCAACGACCGCGAGATCGACCCGCAGGGCCATGCGACCGACCTGTTCTCGCAGTGGGCCGTCGAGTATCTCCAGGAGCGAGCCGGAGCGAAACAGCCGTTCTTCCTGTACCTGGCCTACAACGCCCCGCACACGCCCATCCAACCGCCGGACGAATGGTTCGAGCGGATCAAGCAACAGCGGCCCGGCATCAGCGACCGGCGGGCCAGGCTCGTCGCGCTGATCGAGCACATGGACGCGGGGATCGGCAAGGTGCTGGACGCGCTGAAATCGCTGGACCTCGACCGCAAAACGCTCGTGCTCTTCGCCTCCGACAACGGCGGCCAGCTCAACGTCGGCGCCGACAACGGCGCCCTCCGCGCGGGAAAGCAGGACATGTACGAAGGCGGCATTCGTGTGCCGATGTGCGCCGCTTGGCCCGGCCGGATCAAGCCGGGATCGAGAAGCGACCGCGTGGCCCTGACGATGGACATCTTCCCCACCGCCTGCGAGGCGGCCGGCGTCGAGATCGCCCACGAGATCGACGGCACCAGCTTCCTGCCTACGCTACTGGGCGCCAATCAGCCCGACGAGGATCGCTTCCTGTTCTGGGTTCGTCGCGAGGGCGGTCATTATGGCGGAAGGGCCTATTACGCGGCACGCTACGGGCCCTTCAAGCTCGTCCAGAACAGCCCGTTCGAGCCTCTGGAGCTATACAACCTGGCCGCCGACCCGAGGGAACAGACGCCGCTGCCCAGGAACCATCCGATGTACAACCGGCTCTTCGCCGCCCTGCGCGACCACATCTGCAAGGCCGGCGCCGTCCCCTGGCAGAAGCATCCGGTCAACCTTGATGAACCCCTCTCGCCCTGA